The following coding sequences are from one uncultured Desulfobacter sp. window:
- a CDS encoding tyrosine-type recombinase/integrase, with product MSENVNHPAKGTAISVEPIRKNKDIKLIKKLLADKPRDLCLFTMGINTNLRASDLLGIRYTQVVDLKPGDELSLQEKKTGKGRKININTTAYNAIQGLLNSGVAYAPGDYLFKSQRSKMLTVPSLSRMLKKWCREINLKGNYASHSLRKTWGYHQRVTFGVGLPELMVCFNHSSQRQTLDYLCIQPEEIKSIYENEL from the coding sequence ATGAGCGAAAATGTGAACCACCCAGCCAAAGGAACAGCGATTTCAGTTGAGCCGATCAGAAAAAACAAAGACATCAAACTCATCAAAAAGCTCCTGGCAGATAAACCCCGTGATCTTTGCCTGTTTACCATGGGCATAAACACTAATCTTCGGGCATCAGACCTACTGGGGATCAGATATACCCAGGTGGTTGATTTAAAGCCAGGTGATGAGTTGTCGCTGCAAGAGAAAAAAACCGGGAAAGGTAGAAAGATCAATATCAATACAACCGCATATAACGCCATCCAAGGGCTTTTGAACAGCGGAGTAGCCTACGCCCCTGGTGATTACCTGTTCAAGTCTCAGCGGAGCAAAATGTTGACAGTTCCCAGTCTCAGCCGAATGCTTAAGAAATGGTGCCGAGAAATCAATCTCAAGGGGAATTATGCCAGCCATAGCCTAAGAAAAACCTGGGGCTACCACCAGCGAGTTACATTTGGCGTTGGGCTTCCGGAGCTTATGGTGTGCTTTAATCACAGCAGTCAACGGCAGACTCTTGATTATCTTTGCATCCAGCCGGAAGAAATCAAAAGTATTTATGAAAATGAATTGTAG
- a CDS encoding NERD domain-containing protein, whose amino-acid sequence MFNSFFIYLIILTVLVTIARTPVFKGFIGELIVNVLSTLMLDKKAYTLIRNVTLPTDDGSTQIDHVIISKYGIFVVETKNMKGWIFGGERQATWTQVIFKTKTKFQNPLRQNYKHVKTLEGLLGLPADCFHSVIVFMGNCKFKTPMPANVVFPLEYIGYVKSKLIHRLEDEQVEQVVQAIELGRFDRSLKTHVDHARHVKKVVAEKQQANRCPKCGSPLVVRIVKKGPNAGSQFLGCSGFPRCRYTTPVDNI is encoded by the coding sequence ATGTTCAACAGCTTTTTCATTTACCTTATCATCCTGACAGTTCTTGTCACCATCGCAAGGACGCCTGTTTTTAAGGGCTTTATCGGGGAACTGATAGTCAACGTACTGTCAACCTTAATGCTTGATAAAAAGGCGTATACGCTGATCAGGAATGTTACGTTGCCAACAGATGACGGCAGTACCCAGATTGACCATGTGATCATATCCAAGTATGGCATTTTCGTTGTCGAGACAAAGAACATGAAAGGCTGGATTTTCGGCGGGGAGCGTCAGGCGACCTGGACCCAGGTGATCTTTAAAACGAAAACAAAGTTCCAAAATCCCCTACGCCAAAATTATAAGCATGTGAAGACCCTTGAGGGGCTACTGGGACTTCCGGCAGACTGCTTCCACTCCGTCATTGTTTTTATGGGAAATTGCAAGTTTAAAACCCCAATGCCTGCCAATGTGGTGTTTCCCCTGGAATACATTGGGTATGTTAAGTCAAAATTAATTCACCGCCTTGAAGATGAGCAGGTGGAACAGGTCGTTCAGGCCATAGAACTGGGCCGTTTTGATCGGTCCTTGAAAACACATGTTGACCACGCCCGGCATGTTAAAAAGGTCGTGGCGGAGAAGCAGCAGGCAAACCGCTGTCCAAAGTGCGGGAGTCCATTGGTGGTCAGGATCGTAAAGAAAGGGCCAAATGCTGGCAGCCAATTTCTGGGCTGTTCAGGGTTCCCAAGGTGTCGATATACGACTCCGGTGGATAATATTTGA
- a CDS encoding tyrosine-type recombinase/integrase has product MLVKLPNGSRKSKIVPTLEFAKKLEAKFKTESIESQVFDIHKVPMLYDVWGQYLKWAKINKRSWENDEYRWRVHVAPVLKNCPMDQITPLDIEGVLGRMQGHNNKMKRPYAPQTVKHVYILLTRVYNWAIRREVYTGQNPCTKVSPPKFDNRISKPLKRSDMERLLDVLDNWENQRGAFVVKFALYTGKRRGEILSLRWDDIDFEHRLMTFRATNTKSGKGQTLPIGAKAFEVISDARRNKFCDYVFPSQKGPYKPGGFSSVWKNIRTRAGVTIRFHDLRHTYASYLASSGKVDIYTLKELLGHSTLEMTQRYAHLINGALRKAACVADDVF; this is encoded by the coding sequence GTGTTAGTCAAACTTCCCAATGGCAGCAGAAAGTCCAAGATCGTACCAACCTTAGAGTTTGCCAAAAAACTGGAGGCCAAGTTCAAAACAGAGTCAATTGAATCTCAGGTTTTTGACATTCACAAAGTGCCAATGCTTTATGATGTCTGGGGCCAATATTTAAAATGGGCAAAGATAAACAAAAGAAGCTGGGAAAATGATGAATACCGCTGGCGGGTGCATGTTGCCCCAGTGCTGAAAAATTGCCCCATGGATCAAATCACACCACTGGATATTGAAGGTGTGCTGGGCAGAATGCAGGGGCATAACAATAAAATGAAAAGGCCTTATGCGCCCCAGACGGTCAAACACGTTTATATCCTTTTAACACGGGTTTATAACTGGGCTATCCGGCGTGAGGTATACACCGGGCAAAATCCTTGCACTAAGGTCAGTCCACCAAAATTTGATAATCGGATCAGTAAGCCTTTAAAACGCTCGGATATGGAGCGGCTGTTGGATGTTCTGGATAACTGGGAAAACCAAAGGGGTGCATTCGTCGTTAAATTTGCCCTGTATACCGGGAAAAGGAGAGGGGAAATATTATCCCTGCGCTGGGATGATATTGATTTTGAACACCGCCTGATGACATTCCGGGCAACGAATACCAAAAGTGGCAAAGGTCAGACGCTTCCCATCGGTGCCAAGGCATTTGAGGTTATTTCTGATGCCAGGCGGAACAAATTCTGTGACTATGTGTTTCCGTCCCAGAAAGGACCTTATAAACCAGGGGGCTTCTCATCTGTCTGGAAAAATATTCGAACACGGGCCGGTGTAACTATCCGGTTTCATGACCTGCGCCACACATATGCCAGCTATTTGGCGTCCAGCGGAAAGGTCGATATTTACACTCTTAAAGAGCTTCTGGGGCACTCAACACTTGAGATGACCCAGCGGTATGCTCATTTGATTAACGGAGCATTACGGAAGGCTGCCTGCGTCGCGGATGACGTTTTTTGA
- a CDS encoding ammonium transporter, whose amino-acid sequence MLKRFALVVGLILSQVCPALAGDGTINAGDTAWVTMSTALVMMMTPAGLALFYGGMSRYKNLLNTIAMTLVAYCLASVVWVAWGYSLAFGESDSLFIGNLSHLFLSGIDIHSVSGSIPTLIFVLFQLTFACISIAIVLGAVVDRMKFSSWIVFTILWVTFVYAPVCNWAWGGGWMHHIGALDFAGGNVVHINAGVSGLVLALVLGKRRGYGKEAMIPSSVAFTALGAGLLWFGWFGFNAGSELAADGVAASAFMVTNTAAAVAGLAWLFTEWKISGKPTVLGLASGAVAGLVGITPAAGFVSLGGGFAIGIVAGVLGYVGVAVIKHKLGYDDSLDAFGIHGLCGIWGALATGLFATPTVTEGAVGLFYGNAIQLGIQALSIVGTAAFAAIATLIVIYITKALTGGIRVTPDDERSGLDNAIHGERGFEIE is encoded by the coding sequence ATGTTAAAACGCTTTGCACTTGTCGTTGGCTTGATTCTGTCACAGGTATGCCCGGCCCTGGCCGGAGACGGCACCATTAATGCCGGAGATACTGCGTGGGTAACCATGTCTACGGCCCTTGTTATGATGATGACACCTGCAGGCCTGGCTTTATTCTATGGCGGTATGTCTCGATACAAAAATTTGTTGAACACCATAGCCATGACGCTTGTGGCCTATTGTCTGGCGTCCGTGGTCTGGGTGGCCTGGGGATATTCACTTGCCTTTGGTGAAAGCGACTCTCTTTTTATCGGGAATTTGAGTCATCTGTTTTTATCCGGCATTGACATTCATTCGGTTTCCGGTTCCATTCCCACTCTGATTTTTGTGCTGTTCCAGCTGACCTTTGCCTGTATTTCCATTGCCATTGTCCTGGGTGCTGTTGTGGATAGAATGAAATTTTCCTCCTGGATTGTGTTTACCATTCTGTGGGTCACATTTGTCTATGCGCCCGTATGCAACTGGGCCTGGGGCGGCGGATGGATGCACCATATCGGTGCCTTGGATTTTGCCGGCGGCAACGTTGTTCATATTAATGCCGGTGTGTCCGGCCTGGTTCTGGCCTTGGTTCTTGGTAAACGCCGCGGCTACGGCAAGGAGGCCATGATTCCTTCCTCTGTTGCGTTCACGGCCCTGGGTGCCGGGCTTCTGTGGTTTGGCTGGTTCGGTTTCAATGCCGGCAGTGAGCTGGCCGCCGACGGCGTGGCTGCATCCGCATTCATGGTGACCAACACCGCCGCTGCCGTTGCCGGGCTTGCCTGGTTGTTCACTGAGTGGAAAATATCCGGAAAGCCCACCGTTCTGGGGCTTGCCTCGGGTGCCGTTGCAGGTCTGGTCGGCATAACACCGGCAGCGGGATTTGTCTCCCTTGGCGGCGGATTTGCCATTGGTATCGTTGCCGGCGTTTTGGGGTATGTGGGTGTTGCCGTAATTAAACATAAACTTGGATACGACGACTCCCTTGACGCCTTCGGAATCCATGGGCTTTGCGGCATATGGGGGGCACTGGCCACAGGTCTTTTTGCCACCCCCACGGTGACTGAAGGGGCCGTAGGCCTTTTTTACGGCAATGCGATCCAGTTGGGCATCCAGGCGCTTTCCATTGTTGGTACGGCTGCCTTTGCCGCCATTGCCACCCTGATTGTTATTTATATTACCAAAGCACTCACCGGCGGCATCCGGGTGACCCCGGACGATGAACGCTCCGGTCTTGATAATGCCATCCACGGCGAACGCGGTTTTGAAATTGAATAG
- a CDS encoding DNA polymerase III subunit alpha codes for MIPLAVHSHYSLMRGVPGVRELCLRAKALGYKALALTDTNNLYGLWPFLEACTEYDLRPIVGAEIDDPNAGTKVVALVKNSAGYANLCRLLTRRHRDPDFNLEQAVPTFGRGLILLTPSVQCLTRWHGLSRRGADLDLGACIGRAPVSRNHPLCRAARKSNLPVAAVPDSYFLSPGDHEIHALLRAIDTKTSLSRLSVGQVVPADAFLGSPEYYRRKFAAMPEAVTATHILAERVEFTGPEFGIVMPPYAPPSGQTCPSLLREKTMAGAIRRYGASLSGPVIRRIDHELAIIEQTRFSAYFLVVADIVKQASRTCGRGSGAASIVAYCLGITNVCPIKHNLYFERFLNPERRDPPDIDVDFAWDERGGVLNHVLDRFQGRSAMVASHILFQPRMAVRETARVFGLPETEIKQGISRLGRDTPFLRGGDALNAEHPGRPLRWADPWPRIIHLAGRLIEIPRYLSVHPGGVVITPGPIDTYAPVEDAPKGIPVLQWEKEGAETAGLVKIDLLGNRSLGVVRDCIASIRETQGAFTDFQDIDPEDDPATQQQVAQGRTMGCFYIESPAMRLLQKKSGQGDFRHLVIHSSIIRPAANEFINKYLERLHSGVWKPLHPLMAGLLNETFGIMVFQEDVSKAAVRLAGFTHARADELRKVMSKKDKHKKLGVFRGEFFEGARRKGVDRDAVEQIWNMILSFSGYSFCKPHSASYARVSFQAAYLKTHYPAQFMAAVISNQGGFYSTFAYVSEARRMGVTILGPDVRHSQVRWVGIKREIRVGLMAVKNLGRATMDRIVMARRERMFSTLFDFFNRIAPREDEARVLTDSGSLDGLLPGESRGALAWAYCLWQAGQRPMAGRLDLFGSDMHDIPKLPADSPRQRLRREFAALGFLPACHPMTLVRERFQDLNAIKAVDLPDMAGRKIRFAGWLITGKLVRTRRGEPMKFLTFEDDTGVVETVFFPRVYSRFARILTNGYPYLLSGRVENDWGAISLTVNRVSRI; via the coding sequence ATGATCCCTTTGGCTGTTCACTCCCATTACTCTCTGATGCGGGGCGTCCCTGGGGTCCGGGAGCTGTGTCTCCGGGCAAAGGCGTTGGGCTATAAAGCCCTTGCGCTGACGGATACCAATAATCTTTACGGCCTGTGGCCGTTCCTCGAAGCGTGTACTGAGTATGATTTACGGCCCATAGTGGGGGCTGAAATTGATGATCCCAACGCCGGTACAAAGGTCGTTGCCCTGGTAAAAAACAGCGCGGGTTACGCCAATCTGTGCCGGCTGCTGACCCGGCGCCACAGGGACCCGGACTTTAACCTGGAACAAGCCGTACCGACCTTTGGGCGGGGTTTGATCCTTTTAACTCCGTCCGTTCAATGTCTGACCCGCTGGCATGGGCTTTCCCGCCGGGGCGCGGATTTGGATCTTGGCGCCTGTATCGGGCGTGCACCGGTCTCCCGCAACCATCCCCTGTGCCGGGCGGCCCGGAAGTCAAATCTGCCCGTGGCGGCGGTCCCGGACAGTTATTTTCTCTCCCCCGGGGATCATGAAATCCACGCGTTGTTGCGGGCCATTGACACCAAAACCAGCCTCTCCCGGCTCTCTGTCGGCCAGGTGGTGCCGGCCGACGCTTTTTTAGGCAGTCCCGAATATTACCGCCGCAAATTTGCCGCCATGCCCGAAGCCGTAACCGCCACACATATTCTGGCCGAACGGGTCGAATTCACAGGACCCGAGTTCGGCATTGTCATGCCCCCGTACGCACCGCCTTCGGGACAGACATGCCCGTCACTGCTGCGGGAAAAAACCATGGCCGGCGCCATAAGACGGTATGGAGCAAGCCTCTCAGGGCCGGTGATCCGGCGCATTGATCATGAATTGGCCATCATTGAACAAACCCGTTTTTCCGCCTATTTCCTGGTGGTGGCCGATATTGTGAAACAGGCCTCGCGCACCTGCGGCAGGGGATCGGGCGCTGCCTCCATCGTGGCATATTGTCTGGGGATCACCAACGTATGCCCCATCAAGCATAACCTCTATTTTGAGCGGTTTCTCAATCCGGAACGCCGGGACCCCCCGGATATTGATGTGGATTTTGCATGGGATGAGCGGGGTGGCGTGCTCAACCATGTGCTGGATCGGTTCCAGGGGCGGTCCGCCATGGTGGCAAGTCATATCCTGTTCCAGCCCCGGATGGCGGTGCGGGAAACCGCCCGGGTATTTGGACTGCCCGAAACGGAGATAAAACAGGGGATTTCCCGGTTGGGCCGGGATACCCCGTTTTTAAGGGGCGGCGACGCATTAAATGCTGAACATCCCGGGCGGCCACTCCGGTGGGCTGACCCCTGGCCAAGGATCATCCATCTTGCCGGCAGGCTCATCGAAATCCCCAGGTATCTGTCGGTTCATCCCGGCGGTGTTGTGATCACCCCGGGGCCCATTGACACCTATGCCCCCGTGGAGGATGCCCCCAAGGGGATTCCCGTCCTCCAATGGGAAAAAGAGGGCGCCGAGACTGCGGGCCTTGTTAAAATTGATCTTCTGGGCAATCGCAGCCTGGGGGTTGTCCGGGACTGTATTGCTTCAATCCGGGAGACCCAGGGCGCGTTTACCGATTTTCAGGATATCGACCCGGAAGATGACCCGGCCACCCAGCAGCAGGTGGCCCAGGGCCGGACCATGGGCTGTTTTTACATTGAAAGTCCTGCCATGCGCCTGCTCCAGAAAAAATCCGGCCAGGGTGATTTTCGGCATCTGGTGATCCATTCCAGCATTATCCGGCCTGCTGCCAATGAATTTATAAACAAATATCTTGAACGTCTGCATTCGGGGGTATGGAAGCCGCTTCATCCTTTAATGGCAGGGCTTTTGAACGAAACCTTCGGCATCATGGTGTTCCAGGAGGATGTGTCAAAGGCTGCGGTCCGGCTGGCCGGTTTTACCCATGCCCGGGCAGATGAATTGCGCAAGGTCATGTCCAAAAAAGACAAGCACAAAAAACTTGGGGTTTTCCGGGGTGAGTTTTTTGAGGGTGCCCGGCGCAAAGGTGTTGATCGGGATGCCGTTGAGCAGATCTGGAATATGATTCTGTCGTTTTCCGGCTACTCTTTTTGCAAGCCCCATTCGGCATCCTATGCCCGGGTCTCGTTCCAGGCCGCATATCTTAAAACCCATTACCCGGCGCAATTCATGGCTGCCGTCATATCCAACCAGGGCGGCTTTTATTCCACCTTTGCCTATGTGTCCGAGGCCCGGCGTATGGGGGTGACGATTCTGGGGCCCGATGTTCGACACAGCCAGGTGCGCTGGGTCGGCATAAAACGTGAAATCCGGGTTGGTCTCATGGCCGTTAAAAATTTGGGCCGGGCAACCATGGATAGAATCGTTATGGCGCGGCGGGAACGTATGTTTTCAACCCTCTTTGATTTTTTTAACCGCATTGCCCCCCGGGAGGATGAGGCCCGGGTCCTGACGGACAGCGGCAGTCTTGACGGTCTTTTGCCGGGGGAGAGTCGCGGGGCGTTGGCCTGGGCATATTGTCTCTGGCAAGCCGGTCAACGGCCCATGGCGGGCCGGTTGGATCTGTTCGGGTCGGATATGCATGACATTCCCAAATTACCTGCTGATTCCCCGCGTCAGCGCCTTCGCCGGGAGTTTGCCGCACTCGGGTTTTTACCGGCCTGCCACCCCATGACCCTGGTGAGGGAGAGATTTCAAGATCTGAATGCAATTAAAGCGGTTGATCTGCCCGATATGGCGGGCCGCAAAATTCGTTTTGCGGGCTGGCTGATTACAGGCAAGCTTGTGAGGACCAGGCGGGGTGAGCCCATGAAATTTCTTACCTTTGAGGATGATACCGGGGTGGTGGAGACCGTATTTTTTCCCAGGGTCTACAGTCGGTTTGCCCGTATCCTTACTAATGGATATCCGTATCTTCTTTCCGGGCGGGTGGAAAATGACTGGGGTGCGATTTCATTAACCGTCAATCGGGTGTCTCGCATTTAA
- a CDS encoding DUF72 domain-containing protein, with protein sequence MDTLCAGTSGYSYAEWVDAGVYPAGTHAAGMLPAYARMFQATELNYTWYQMPKARSLERMAAQVPEGFKFSVKLTRTMTHEVDKTGWIREVLMFRQGIAPLEAAGSLLCILVQLPPYFTRTPERRIYLAALLDELSGLPVAVEFRHPSWVHDKVFGEFERRSVTLVTVDGPDLPGLFPRLDIVTNPRLFYLRLHGRNSQGWRSGNMQKQFDYNYSETELKGLADTISNTLGPAADTGAVFFNNHVRGQAPNNCRRLINILGHQP encoded by the coding sequence GTGGACACCCTCTGTGCGGGCACCAGCGGCTACTCCTATGCGGAGTGGGTGGATGCAGGCGTCTATCCGGCCGGCACCCATGCGGCCGGTATGCTGCCGGCCTATGCCCGGATGTTTCAAGCCACGGAGCTTAACTATACCTGGTACCAGATGCCCAAGGCCCGTTCCCTGGAGCGGATGGCTGCCCAGGTGCCCGAAGGGTTCAAATTCAGTGTCAAGCTCACCCGGACCATGACCCATGAAGTGGACAAAACCGGATGGATCCGGGAAGTGCTGATGTTCCGCCAGGGCATCGCCCCCCTGGAGGCCGCGGGTAGCCTTTTGTGCATACTGGTTCAACTGCCCCCTTATTTTACGCGGACGCCGGAGCGGCGTATTTATCTGGCAGCCTTGCTGGATGAGCTTTCGGGGTTGCCCGTGGCCGTTGAATTCCGGCATCCCTCCTGGGTCCATGATAAGGTGTTTGGTGAATTTGAACGGCGGTCCGTCACCCTGGTGACCGTGGACGGTCCGGACCTGCCCGGTCTGTTTCCCCGGCTTGACATTGTGACCAACCCCCGGCTTTTTTACCTGCGGCTGCACGGCAGAAACAGCCAGGGCTGGCGATCGGGTAATATGCAGAAACAATTTGACTACAATTACAGTGAAACCGAACTTAAAGGTCTTGCCGACACCATCTCCAACACCCTTGGCCCTGCCGCAGACACGGGCGCCGTATTTTTCAACAATCACGTCAGGGGGCAGGCGCCCAATAACTGCCGGCGGCTGATCAATATACTCGGTCATCAGCCATGA